GCCTCGTACGGCCCCGCGGGGCCACCGTGTCCACCAGCACCTGCCCAAACGGCCAAAAACGGGTAAAGTCAGCCTGAAACAGCCCCAAACGGCCCAAAACACTGGCCCAAAATGgtcaaaaatggcaaaaaatggGCAAAGTcagcccaaaaccagcccaaatgGCCCAAAACGGCCAAAAACGGGgcaaaatcagcccaaaaccAGCCCGAAACAGCCCAAAACTGGCCCAAAACGGCCAAAAACGGCCAAAAAACGGGGCAAAGTcagcccaaaaccagccccaaatgGCCCAGAACGGCCAAAAACGGGgcaaaatcagcccaaaaccAGCCCGAAACAGCCCAAAACTGGCCCAAAACGGCCAAAGTcagcccaaaaccagccccaaatgGCCCAGAACGGCAAAAACGGGGCAAAGTCAGCCCAAAACAAACCCGAAACAGCCCGAAACTGGCCCAAAACGGCCAAAAACGGGGCAAAGTGAGCCCAAAAACCAGCCCGAAACAGCCCAAAACTGGCCCAAAACGgtcaaaaatggcaaaaaatcaGCCCGAAACAGCCCAAAAACGGGCCAAAACAGCCAAAAACGGGCCAAAGTCGCCCCAAAAATGGGGCAAAGtcaccccaaaacagcccaaaacagcccaaatcaccccaaaacagcccaaaacgGCCAAAAACGGGGCAAAGTCACCCCCAAAACAGCCTGAAACAGCCCCAAAACGGGCCAAACCAGCCATGTTACCCCCAAAACACCTGCACCCCAAAACGGCCAAAAATGGGGCAAAGTCAGCCAAAAAATGGGCCAAAACAATCAAAAACGGCCCAAACCAGCCCAAAGTcaccccaaaccagcccaaTGTTACCCCAAAAACACCTTGAAACACCCgggccccccaaaccccccccaggacccccaaaaccccacctgggacccccagaccccccccgggaccccccaaaccccctccaaaGCCCACCTGGGCCACCcccaaccccccaaaaccccacccgggccccccaaaatcccacccaggacccccagaCCCCATCTGGGCCACCCCAAAGCccacccgggacccccaaaatcccacctgggacccccaaaaccccacccgggaccccccaaaatcccacctgggacccccaaaaccccacccgggaccccccaaaatcccacctgggacccccaaaaccccacccaggaccccccagaccccacccgggaccccccaaacccctccaaagCCCACCTGGGCCACCcccaaccccccaaaaccccacctgggacccccaaaaccccacctgagacccccagacccccacccgggacccccaaaatcccacctgggacccccagaccccacccgggacccccaaaatctcacccaggaccccccaaaaccccacccgggacccccaaaatctcacccaggaccccccagaccccacctgtgccacccccagaccccccaaaatcccacccaggacccccaaaaccccacctgggaccccaaaatcccacccaggaccccccagaccccacctgggacccccaaaatcccacccaggacccccaaaaccccacctgggaccccaaaatcccacccaggaCCCGCCAGACcccacctgggacccccagaccccacccgggccccccaaaccccacctgggaccccccagaccccccccgggacccccagcccccacCTGTGCCACCTGCACCCCCGAGTCGAGCGCGAACTGCACCAGCTCGGCCGCCGTGTCCTGGCTCAGCTCGTTCAGGTTGTACTTGGCCctgggggggccgggggggcgtCACCCCCAAACTGGGGACCCCCCCCCGACCCCCCCCCCGGCACCCCGAACAGGGAGCTGCCCGCGCCCCCCGAAACTGGGGAGGGGGATTCCcggaatttgggggttttgggagggGCTCCCcagaatttggtttttttttgggaggattCCCcgaaatgtggggttttttttagggagGATTCCCAGAATTTGGGGCTTTTTGAGGGGGCTccccaaaatttgggtttttttgggggggttctcCCCGgaatctggggtttttttgggggattccctggaatttgggggtttttggtgggtctctggaattttggggtttttggggacaCCCCAGAATTTGcgggtttttggggggggctCCCCGGAATTtgggggttgggggggggggctccccagaatttgggtttttttgggggggctccccagaatttggggtttttggggggtttctcGCCggaattggggttttttttgggaggatTCCCTGGAATTTGGGGGTTTCTGGGAGTTTTGCGGGGGGGGGGGTTTCTCACtggaatttgggtttttttgggaggattccctggaatttgggggttttttgggtggggcccctggaatttgggggtttctgggggttttttgggggggatctCCCCGgaattttgggcttttttggggggtcccccCAGAATtcggggtgtttttggggggggtctcaCCGCTGCAGCATGCAGGCCGAGATGTGGGCGGGGGGCAGCACCTGCAGCGCCCACCCCAGCCAGCCCCCCGCCCCCTCCAGCAGCCGAAGCGCCGCTCCCGCTCCGCCTCCGACAGCGTCTTCGAGTCTGGGGGCGCGCGGGGGGCTcagggaccccccaggacccccctgcgacccccccgggacccccaacccaccccgggacccccagagctccccccgggacccccggagctttcccagggaccccccctgggaccccccacagtccccctcagggacccccaacccacccccgggaccccctcagctccccccgggaccccccagaaccccctcagctcctccaggcccccccgggacccccacaACTCCTCCCGGGACCCCCAACccaccccgggaccccccagagctttcccagggaccccccctgggaccccctcagctcctcctgggaCCCTCTGGGACCCCCCGCGACCCCCACAGTccccctcagggacccccaacccacccccgggaccccctcagctccctcaggacccccccgggacccccaaccCACCCCCGGGACCCTCACAGtccccccccaggacccccagagACTCCCCCCCGGATCCCCACAGCTCCACCAGGGACCCCCAGAGACCTCCCGGGACCCCCCTGGGACCACCAGGgacccctcaggacccccccagCTTCTCaagggacccccagggacccctcggcttccccccgggacccccagggacccccccgggacccccgggccgCGCCCACCTGCGACCCCCAGGGCCTCCAGCTCCGGCAGCCGCTCCAGCGGGCAGTAGCAGATGGCGTACACCATGGGGCCTgggcaccgggacccccggcaccgggacccccgTGAGACCCCCGGGCACCGGGACCCCGGAACGAACCCCCCCGAGACCCCGGAATGGGCACCGGGGAACCGGGACCCCCGAACTGAGCCCCCCCGGGGCACCGGACCCTCTCCACCCTATCCCCGGACCCCCAAACTCAAACCCCGGTACACCGGGACCCCCTTCCCCTGAATTCCCGCTCCCGGGACCCCTCCCACTGAACCCCCGCTACACCGGGACCCCCGAACTCGACCCGCGGTGTACCGGGACCCTTCCCACTGAACTCCCGGTGTCCCAGGACCCCCGAACTCAACCCCCGGTACACCGGGACCCCTCCCACCCTATCTCCGGTGTACCGGGACCCCTCCCACTGAACCCCCGGTACACCGGGACCCCTCCCACTGAACTCCCGGTGCACCGGGACCCCTCCCCGgagccccccgcccccccggcTCACCGAGCaccgggccccgccccgcctcGTCCACGCCGAGCGCGCAGGGCTGGCGGCGGCTCGGGCCGGGCACGGCGGAGGCGAAGCGGCCCCCGGCCGCGGGATCGCGCTGCAGCGCGGCCAGCGCCATGACGGGGCGGGGCCTGAGGGGCGGGGCCAGGGCGAGCGCCAATCAGGGAGCGGGAGCGGCTCAAGGGGGCGGGGTTTGGGCTAGGGGCGGAGTTTAGCGGGCGGGAAACGGGAGAGCGGCGCCACGGAGAGGGGGCGGGGCGTAACGGAAAGGGGCGGGGCTTAAGGAAATGGCGGGGCTCAGCGGAGAGAGGCGGGGCTTAACGGAAAGGGCGGAGTTTAACGGAGGGAGGCGGGGGCTTAACAGAAAGGACGGGGCTTAATGCAGGGAGGTGTGGCTTAACAGAAGAGGCGGGGTTTAACGGAAAGGGGCGGGGTTTAACAGAGGGAGGTGTGGTTTAAGGGAGGGAGGTGTGGTTTAACGGAAAGGGGCGGGGTTTAACGGGCCGGTATCCCCCCGGGGGAGGGGCCGAAGGGGCTCCCGGGAGCGGCGGAGCACCGGGAGGGACGCGGGGTGCGGGGAGGGGTCCCCGGGATGgggggaggggtcccggggggtccccgAAGTCTCGTATCCCCCCCCCCAGTCCGGGAAGCGCGGGGGGGGTTTCCCGGAACGGCCCCGCCCTCTCCGGCCTGCCCAAATTTGGGCACGATTGCGTCAGCGGGGaaagccccggccccgcccacTTCCGATGACGTCGGCGCACGCGGGGGGCTTCCCAcgggagggggagggggggacacgcgcggcgccgccgcccccggtTGGGCACGGCCGGACCGGAATCATCATcaccaccatcatcatcatcgtcacCGTCAtcattattaataattaaataCAAATGTACAAAAAAATAACGAGCAGCGACAacgccccgcccccgccccggggGCTGCTCCCCACCGGGGGGGGGCTGTAAACGTCACGAGGGGGGGTCCCGACCCCCTCCCCGAGAGCCGGGGGGTCCCCAGGCCCAGCTGGGGGTGGGGGGCTCCAGGCCCTGTTTGGGGGTCCCGATCCCGCCCCGGGTCCCGGcccggggtttgggggggggggtctggTCCTGCCGGTGCCTTCAGCCGGTGCCCCCCCCATGCTCGGGGGTCTTTTCAGGGCTCCCCCGGCCCCTGCAGGTCCTCGGTGAGTGGGGGAGGGGTCTCTGTGGGGTGAGCCGTGTCCGCGGGGGTCCCACGCAGCGTCCCGGGGGGGTGGGCACGGGGGGGGGGTCCCACGCAGCAGCATCCCGGGGCCGCCCCGTCCATGGGGGTCCCGTTCGCTCCGTGTCCGGTCAGGGGGTCCCGTTCTCTCCGTACCCCGTCCATGGGGGTCCCGTTCTCTCTCCGTGCCCCCGATCAGGGGGTCACCGCTTCTCCGTGTCCCCGCCATGGGGGTCCCGTTCTCTCAGTACCCCCGGCTAGGGGGGTCCCGTTCTCTGAGCACCCCCGGCCGGGGGGGTCCCCCGCTTCTccgtgtccctgccatgggggtCCCGTTCTCTCCGTGTCCGGTCAGGGGGGTCCCGTTCTCTCAGTACCCCCGGCCGGGGGGGTCCCCGCTTCTCCGTGTCCCGATCAGGGGGTCCCCGTTCGCTCCGTGTCCTGTTCAGGGGGGTCCCGTTCTCTCCGTGTCCCGATCAGGGGGGTCCCGTTCTCTCCGTACCCCGGCCACGGGGGTCCCGTTCTCGCGTACCCCCGGCCGGGGGGGTCCCCGCTTCTCCGTGTCCCCGCCATGGGGGTGCCGTTCGTTCCGTGCCCCCCGTTCAGGGGGGTCCCGTTCTCTCCGTGTCCCCGGTTAGAGGGGTCCCGCCGCTCCGTGCCCCGGTTGGGAGGGGGGTCCCGCCGCTCCGCGTCCCTCCGGCCAGGGGGGTCCCGGTGCGGGGCTcgccccccggagccccccccGGCGCCGGTGCCCGGCCGCTCTAGAAGCCGAGCGCGGCCCCGGGGGGCAGCGGGCAGCCCGAGCCCGCGTGGTCCCGCACGGAGCCGCGGAGCCGCCGCACCTGGGCGCGCAGCCCCGCCGCCGTGGCCGCCAGCGCCGCGTTCTGCGCCCGCAGCCCCCGCACGCGCTGCTCCAGCCGCGCGATCCGCTCCAGCTTCCGCCGCCGGCACCGGCTCGCCGCCAGCCGGTtccgcagccgccgccgctccgcctGCAGCCGCTCCGGGGAGTCCGCGCCCGCCtccgccgcctccgccgcctCGGCCGCGGGCAGCCCCGGGAAGGGCCCCGCCAGCCCCGCCGCGCTCAGCGCCGGCGGCTCCGGCAGCGCCACGTTGGGCGGCCCCGGCTGGTGCAGCTCGTCCAGCGCGGGGGCGAAGCCGCCGCTGAAGGCGTCGCGCTCGCCGGGAGCGGCGTAGAAGAAGCCGCCGGTAGcggcggagccgccgccgccgccgaaGAAAGCGCTGTCGGCGGGGCACGGCGCGGGTTTGAGGGCGCGGAAGGGCTCCTGCGGCGGGCCCGGCGGCAGCGGGCCCGGGAGGGAGCCGTAGTCGGGCTCGGCGCGGCAGAAGCCGCCCGGGAAGGGCGCGGGGCGGAAGAACGGCGGCTCCatgcgggagcggcggcggcggcggcgggactcGAACCCGCGGCGCCGCGGCTTTATGGCCGCGCGGGGCGGAAACGCGGCGCCATTGGCTGGGCGGGCGGGGGACACGCCCCCTCCCCGTAGACACGCCCCCGTCGCGTATAGACACGCCCCCTCCTGCATGGACACGCCCCCAGgccccccaaaatcagcccaggaccccccaggaccaccccaggacccccaaaatcccctcaggatCCCCCAGAATCacaccgggaccccccaaaaccaccccaggaccccccagaattagcccaggaccccccagagcctcctcaggacccccaaaatcaccccaggaccccccagaattagcccaggaccccccaaaatcaccccaggaccccccaaatcaccccaagaCCACTCCAGGACCCCCAGAACCACTCCAGGACCCCCAGAActgccccaggaccccccaaaatcccctcaggaccccccaaaatctgccccaaaggccccgggacccccagggGTGGGGGCCGTGTCCCCCCGTGACCCCGCGTGGCCCCGCCCCTCGGGGCGTGGCCGGCCCCGCCCACGCGCGCaggcgcggggggcggggccaggcGGGGCgcggattttgggggatttcggggtttttttggggatttcggGGCCGGGTTTCCCCTCCCGGTGACTCAGGGGCCGCTGTCGCCCCCCGTGACCCCCCCGGGGGGGGCAGAGcggcccgggggtcccgggggggtcccgggggggtcccgggttcaggtcccctccccccccccccaaaatgaGTTTCGGGGCCCAACGGCcgcggggggggaggggggcggATGTCCGGGGGGGAGGGGccggactgggagcactgggagcactggggtcACACTGGGGCGACTTGGGTctatactgggagcactgggacgCCCCCCAGACCCATACAGGGAGCACTGGGGGGGCTCCAAGCCCATAGTGGGAGCACTGGGACCCCCTCAGTCCCATACTGGGCCATACTGGGACACCCCCAGGTctatactgggagcactgggacccccccagacccacactgggccatactgggagcactgggaagcccCCAGTCCCATACTGGGCCATACTGGGAGCGCCGGGCCCGGCGCTGGGGCAGCTCGGGCGCGGCCCCCGTGACCCCCCGTGACCCCCCGTGACCCCCGTGACCCCTGGGGGGGGCGGGGCCTCCCCGGGGCCGCTCCGGCCGCGCCTCGAAGGGCTCGGAGGACCCCGCGCGGCGCGTCCGCCAGGGGGCGCAGCGCGCAGTGCGGCCGCTCCTTGTCCGTCTCTGTGCTCCGGCCGGAAGCGGAAGCGGCGCGGCCGGAAGTGGGCGGTGCGGCCGCTCTGGGCGCGGCTCTATGGCGCGGCGGGCGTGGCGggcgggagggggcggggccaggcGCGGCCGCTCCGGGCGCGGCTCGGTGGCCCTGGAGGACCCGGCCGGTGCCCCGGGAGGACCGGCGGACATGGCGGCGGGGCGGGACGCGAGCGGGGCGCTGCTCACCTGGGTAAGGggcccgggacccccccggtcCCCCTCACCCCCCTTGGTGACCTTTGACCCCCCCTCAGACGTGTCCGTGAGCCTCCCGCCCTTTGACCCCGTCCCGGCGCCCTTTGACCCCCCcaaattggggagggggggtTTGGTCGCTGCCCCCCCTCTGGGCCCCCCccgggggtctgggggtgctcgggggggtttggggggtcctgagccCCCCTTTGCCCCCGGTGTGCGGCtcttggggttttggggtgtccctggttttggggtgtccctgaTCCTCTGGGGggggctgtttggggttttttggggtgtccagattttggggtgtccctgaTCCTCTGGGggggctgtttggggtttttggggtaccCCTGTCTTTGGGGTGtccctggttttggggtgtcccggaTCCCCCGAGGAGCTGTTTTGGCTTTTGGGGTGTCCctatttttggggtgtctctgTCTTTGGGGTGTCCCTGACTCTCCCTGGGGGGGCTGTCCCTGTTTCTGGGGTGTCCCTGATCCTCTGGGGGggctctttggggttttttggggtgtccagattttggggtgtccctgaTCCTTTGGGGGGGGCTGTTTGGGGTTCTGGGGTGCCcccgtttttggggtgtccctgaTCCTCTGGGGGGGGCTGTTTGGGGTTCTGGGGTGCCcccgtttttggggtgtccctgaTCCTCTGGGGGGGGCTGTTTGGGGTTCTGGGGTGCCCCCGTTTTTGGGGTGACCCCCCCGCCCCCCCAGCTCCGCAGCTTTGACCCCCCCGGGCCGTGCGCGGCCCCCCCGGACCTGGCCAGCGGGGAGAGCCTGGGGCACGCGCTGCACCGCATGTGAGTctgggggggccggggggctcGGGGACCCCCCCGGGGGTCCGGGATgattttggggacccccccgggGGTCTGGGGCTGACTTTGGGGACCCCCAGAGACCCCTCGTGGTTCGACGAGTCGTGGCTGGGCCGGATCCGGGGGGACCCCGAGGGCGGCGCCCCCGCcaaggtggggagggggctcctcTGGGGGGGTCAGAGTCTGGGGgttgtttttggggtgggggcgcttgttttggggggttttttggggtgggggggctGGGTTAGGGAGGGTTGGGTTTggtggggttggttttttggggagggattttggggtgctggctTTGGGGGGGAGTAACTTGGGGGGGCTTTTGGGGAGCTCTGATTTGGGGGGGtcttttggggggattttgtggGGGGCTGATTTGGGGGGTGTTTTAGGGGGCactgattttggggggttttttggggggccACTGGTTTTCGGGGGCTTTTGTGGGGCCCTGATTTGGGGGGGGTCTTTTGGGGGTCACTGATTTTGGGGGGGCTTTTGTGGGGCCCTGATTTGGGGGGGGTCTTTTGGGGGTCACTGATTTTGGGGGGCTTTTGGGGAGGAGTAACTTGAGGGGGCTTTTGGGGGTCACTGGTTTTGGGGGGGCTTTTGTGGGGCCCTCATTTGGGGGGGCTTTTGGGGGTCACTGATTTTGGGGGGGCTTTTGGGGTCACTGATTTTGGGGGGGCTTTTGTGGGGCCctgattttggggggggtgttttgggggtcaCTGATTTTGGGGGGGCTTTTGGGGAGGAGTAATTTGAGGGGGCTTTTGGGGGTCACTGATTTTGGGGGGGCTTTTGGGGGGCATTGATTTTGGGGGAGCTTTTGTGGGGCCCTGATTTGGGGGGGGTCTTTTGGGGGTGACTGATTTTGGGGGGGCTTTTGGGGGTCActggttttgggggggtctttTGGGGGTCACTGATTTTGGGGGGCTCTTTTGGGGGTCACTGATTTTGGGGGGCTTTTGGGGAGGAGTAATTTGAGGGGGCTTTTGGGGGGCGCTGATTTGGGGGGGCTTTTGTGGGGCcctgattttgggggggggtcttTTGGGGGTCACTGATTTTGGGGGGGCTTTTGGGGGGCCCTGATTTGGGGGGGGGTCTTTTGGCTCACATCAATTTTCACATCACCTTCACGGCAACGCCTTTGACACCACCCCACTTTGGGGGTGGGTCTCTGTGGCCCCCCCATTTCGGGGCGCCCCGGGGTGGTGCCCCAGCGCAatccgggggtcccggggcggGGGGTCCCCAcctggtgccccctccccaggcgGAGCCCCTGCGCCAGCTGCTGCACAGCGTGCTGGAGTACTGGCAGCACGTGAGTGTCGGGTGGGGGTCCCCACCCCGGGGACCCCCAGGCGTGTCCcggggggggttttggggctcccCGCGGGCCGGGGGCTCCCCGGGGCGGGGGGCTCTGAgccgggacccctccccaaggtgctgggccGGGCGCTGGCGGAGCGGCACGTGCCGGACGCggcgcgggcgcggcgcggcgaCCCCGAGCAGCTGCGCAGGCTGGCGGCGCTGGTGCTGGGCTGCGCCGTCTGCTGCGAGCGCAGGGAAGGTGGGTGAGGGCCCGGGGGGGGGGGCCGGGACCCCCGCAGcgcccccccgagccccccgaaaccccccctgccctccccagagCACATCCGGCGCATCATGACGCTGGAGGAGCCCGTGCAGCGCGAGGTGATGGCGGCCATCCAGGAGGTGGGGGCGcctgggggggcttggggggccctgggggggtttgggggggtccctgaggggtttggggggtgtTGGGGGGGTTCTCTTAGGGTTTTTGGGGGCCCTGGGTGGGTTTTAGAGGCcctgggagggtttgggggggtccttgAGGGGTTTGTGGGGCcctggggggggtttgggggggtccctgagggttTTGGGGAGTCActggagggggtttgggggggtccctgagggttttgggggatctggggggcccttgggggggtttgggaagGTCCctgagggttttgggggggctCTCTTAGGGTTTTTGGGGGCCCTGGGTGGGTTTTAGAGGCcctgggagggtttggggggccctgggggtggtttgggggggccctggggggtttggggggcccttgggggggtttgggaagGTCCctgagggttttggggggttctcTTAGGGTTTTTGGGGGCCCTGGGGGGGTTTTAGAGGCcctgggagggtttgggggggtccttgaggggtttgggggggcctggggggggtttgggggcatccctgagggttttgggggggctTTGAGGGGGTCCCTAAAGGTTTTGGGGAGTCActggagggggtttgggggggtccctgaggggtttgggggatctGGGGGGCCCTGGGGGGGCTTGGGAAGGTCCttgagggttttgggggggttctcTTAGGGTTTATGggggccctgcaggggtttTAGAGGCcctgggagggtttgggggggtccctgaggggtttggggggccctggggggggtttggggggcccTGAGGGTTTGGGGGGCCCTGGGGGGGTCAGGGATGGTTTGGGGGTGCCCTGTGAGGGGTCCCTGCACGCTGGGTCTGGGGGAGATTTGGGACCTCGGGGCTCGGAGGCTCTCGGGGGAGTTTTGGGGACCccctggggtttttggggggcctgaagcccccccagacccccccccaCACCCCAATTTCTCCCTCCCTCGGGGCAGCTCCTGGACCCGGAGCCGCCGGAGCCGATGGCGGCCGAGACCTACGGGAGCTGGGACACCCAGGTGAGGTGGGGGGCAggtttggggggtctggggggcagGTTTGGGGGGCCTGGGGGGGATGTGGGGGTGTCTGaccccccccgtgcccccccagTCCCGCCAGTATTACTTCCTGAGCCAGGAGCCCCCCGAGGAGGGGtcggggcagcgctgccgcgagctggagcagcaggtgaggcctgggggcacctgggggcaccccaaaccccggggacccccaaattccaccccGGGGAGGGCGGGAGGGGGATCCTGGCAGGTCGGGTGAGGggtgggggcacctggggggggTCCTGGACACCTGGAAGGGATCCTGGGCACctggggggggtcctgggggggatcCTGGGCACCTGGGGGGGATcctgcacacctgggggggtcctgggggggatcCTGCTCACCTGGAAGGGATCCTGGGTACCTGGGGGGAGTCCTGGGCCCTCTCTTGCTCACCTGGGGGGATCCTGGGCATCTGGGGGGGATCCTGCACACCTGGAGGATCCTGGCTCCCTCGTGCTCACCTCGGGGGATCTTGTGAGGGATCCTGGCCCCCCTCGTGCTCACCCGgccccctccctgtcccccggCGCGCAGCTGGCCGCGCTGCAGGAGGACAAGGCGCTCCTGGCCGCCGAGAACCGCGCGCTGCGGCAGCGGCTGCAGGACGGCGGCGCCCCGAAGCTGCAGCGGCTGCAGGCGCaggtggaggagctgcaggaggagaactGCAGGTgaggcccggccccgcgggcgcCCTGCCCGCCCTGCCGGCCCCGCTGAGCCCGGCTGTGCCGCAGGCTGGAGAGCGGCCGCGAGGAGCTGCGGGCGCGCTGCGCCAGGCTGGAGCGCGAGGCGCGGGAGCTCGCAGTGCTGGCCGGGGAGGCGCGGGCGCTGCGCGacgagctggagctgctcaggtgAGAGGGGAGCTGAACGGGGGagatcagccctgctcaggtgagagGGGAGCTGAacaggggagaggggagctgaACGGGGGAGAGGGGAGCTGAACAAGGGagatcagccctgctcaggtgagagGGGAGCTGAACAGGTGagaggggagctgcagggggagGGGAGCTGAACGGGGGAGAGGGGAGCTGAacaggggagaggggagctgaACAGGTGAGATCAGCACTGCTTAGGTGAGAGGGGACTTGCACAGGTGAGAGGGGACCTGCACGGGGGAGAGGGGACCGGAATGGGTGAGAGGGGAGCTGAACGGGGGAGAGGGAACCTGCTCACGTGAGAGAGGAGCTGTACAGGTGAGAGGGGAGCTGAACAGGTGagatcagccctgctcaggtgagagGGGCACCTGCTCAGGTGAGATGGGTGCC
The Passer domesticus isolate bPasDom1 chromosome 34, bPasDom1.hap1, whole genome shotgun sequence genome window above contains:
- the RNASEH2A gene encoding LOW QUALITY PROTEIN: ribonuclease H2 subunit A (The sequence of the model RefSeq protein was modified relative to this genomic sequence to represent the inferred CDS: inserted 2 bases in 2 codons), with translation MALAALQRDPAAGGRFASAVPGPSRRQPCALGVDEAGRGPVLGPMVYAICYCPLERLPELEALGVADSKTLSEAERERRFGXLEGAGGWLGWALQVLPPAHISACMLQRAKYNLNELSQDTAAELVQFALDSGVQVAQVLVDTVAXAGPYEARLRRRFPGLAVTVRAKADALFPVVSAASICAKVARDRRRAPLELRGGPGGPRPRLRLRIPQRPQDQGVAEEEPGAGVRLPAARALQLGHGPGAAGHPGGPGAVG